The DNA sequence CCGCGTCCGCCCGCACCTGATGACCGACGGCGCCCGCTGGCCGGTGCCGGCCTTCCCGCGCGCGGACTACCACCTGTTCCTGGCCGCCGACTTCTCGTTCGGCACGCTCGGCCACCCGTGGGAGCGCACGCTCTGCGTCTTCGGCGAGAAGCTGGTGCCGGCGTTCGAGCGCCACGGCGAAGGCGTGCTGACCAACGTCCTGCGCCGCGACGGGAAGCCGTCCGCGCTGGCCCGCTGAACCCGGCGTTGATCTCTTGCTACCGTTCTCCGGGTGTTCGAATTCCACGGCTGGGTGACCATCCAGGCGACCGCGAGCGGCGACGACGACGCGGCCCTCCTGGAGCGCCTGGTCGACCGCGTCCACCGCGCGATCCGCGATGCGGGCGACTTCGACCTGATCGACCTCCGCTGGAGCGGGGGCATGCCCATGCTCCACATCGCGGGCTTCGACAAGCACGGCGGCCGCGGCCTGGAACTCCTCGACCTCTTCACGAGGGTCAGTGAACTGGCGGCGGGCTCGTACGGCCTGCTCCACGTCTGGGACGACCAGGACACCGAGCACGACAACGAATTCCGCGTCTACCGCATGGCCCGTGGCCAGGTGACGGAACGCGAAGACCCCCACCTGACCCCGGTCGCCCCGACGGTCCTGGACGTCTACGAGCTGTAGCCACATCGAAACCGCGCCTGAGTAGTACTGCTCAAGACGCCGCGGCCGCCGGACGAGACCGTGGTCACATGACCAAATCCGGAACCACGTCCCCCACCACGACGGCCTTCTACATCCAGGCGGCGCTTTCGTTCGGCCTGGCGCTGGCGGCGGTCGCCGGCGGGATCGCGTACCTCCCGGTCGACGGCTGGGTCCGCGGCTTCCTCGCCCTCGGCATGCTCTACCTGGTCACCTCGACGTTCACGCTCGCCAAGTGCGTCCGGGACAGACAGGACGAGACCTCCGTGGTCTCGCGCGTCGACCAGGCCCGGCTCGACAAGCTCCTCGCCGAGCACGACCCCTACCAAACCCACGCCGTGTGACCCGGGGACGGCGGCCTGTGACAGCGATCACGACCCACGAAAGACTGAAGGCCGCCTCCCCGGGTGAACCTGGGAAACGGCCTTCGATCTTGAGCGGATGACGGGATTCGAACCCGCGACCCTCACCTTGGCAAGGTGATGCGCTACCAGCTGCGCTACATCCGCACTGCCTTGCTGATGGATATAACTCTATACCCTCCCTTCAGTGGGCCGAACGCCGGGTCCCCCGGTGCCCTGACCCGGTGCTTCGGTGTCACAGCTGGCGTACAAGGGGTGACGACGGCTGATTCCCTCCGTATGGTGTCCCCATTCGACCGAATGGGGAGACCTTCGGGGAGGAGGTGCCGGGCCGGATGACCGAGCTGGGCACGGTGCCGCCACCAGCGGCCTCGGAATCCGACGAGCAGGCACTGCTGCAACGGCTCCGCAACGGCGAAGACGCCGCGTTCGGGGAGCTGTTCGAGCTGCACGCCGCCGCCGTCCGCCGGCTCGCGCAGAGCCTGGCCGCCGACCGGTCCGAGGCCGAGGACATCACCGCGGAGACCTTCTTCCGCGTGCTGCAGGCCCTCCGCCGCGGCGCCGGACCCCGCGACTACGTCCGCGCCTACCTGCTCACCGTCGCCCGCCGCGTTTCGTGGGAGTGGCACGGGGCCCGCCGGGACGTCCCGGTCTCCGACGACGAACTCACCTTCCGCGCCGGGGCGGGCGCCGACACGCACGCCCGCGCCGCGGAGCACACGCTGATCACCACCGCGTTCACCAGCCTGCCGGAGCGCTGGCGGACGGTGCTGTGGCAGACCGAGGTCGAGGGCGAGCAGCCCGCCATGGTCGCGCCGCACTTCGGGTTGAGCGCGAACGCCACCGCGGCGCTGGCCCGCCGGGCGCGCCAGGGGCTGCGCGCGGCTTACCTGCAGGCACACCTTTCGGTGAACCGCGGGCCGGACTCGTGCCGCGCGGTCGTCGAGAAGCTCGGCGGGTTCACCGCGGGCAGCGTCACCGGTGCCGAGGCCGAGCGGATCAAGGCGCACCTGCACGGCTGCTCGTCGTGCCGCGCCACCCAGGACGAGCTCCGCGACGTCTGTTCGTCGCTGCGCGCGCACGCCGGCGTGCTGGTGCTGCTGGTGCCCGCCGCCGCGTCGGTCGGCGGCAGCGGGGTGCTGGCCGGGATCGGCACGACGATCAAGGGTGTCCTGGTCGGTTCGAAGGTCAAGATCGGGCTCGCGCTGGCGTCGACCGCCGCCGTGGGTGCGGTCGGGGTCGCGGCCGGTCCGGTGCTGTTCGGGCCGGCGGCGGTCCAGGACGTCGGGCTGACCGGCGGCGCGCCGGAGCTCGTGGTGGTGCCGCCGACCGAGACGCACCACCAGCCGCCACCGCAGCCGCAGCCCGATCCCCGGATCGGCATCGGCGTGCTCAACGGCCGCGGCACGGGGGTCGCCGTGCCGATCCGGCCGCGCGCCGGCGCCGGCGCCCGGCAGCTCGGCGCGAACGAGGTGCCGTCCGTGCCCGCGGGCGACGTCCCGGCCGGGGAAGTCGGCGGCAGCGCTGGCGACGGGCTGACCCCGCGCGAAGACCTCACGTCGTCGACCTTCAGCGCGCCCGACCACCCGGCGACTTCGCCGCGGCTCGACACGACGACGACCCCGGACCTGACGATGACCACCGAATCGAGCGACTCGCCGGAGAGCGCCGAGGTGCCCGAGCTGTCGCCGACCGACGGGTCGACGTTGTCGAAGGACAAGCCGACCGACAGCACCACCGGCACGGCCGAACCGACGACGACGGTGACGCCGACGTCCGGAAAACCGTGCCCGAGCAGCACCTCCGACGTCACTGGTTCGGGCGAACCCGCGGAATCGACGCCGACCGGCTCCGAACAGCCGTGATCCACTTCGCCGGGTGGGATGTCCGATTCCTCCCTCGCGCGGTCGCGGTCGCGCACGGTACCGTTGTGCTGCTCACCCTGCGGGCGGCCCTGGAGGCAACTGAATGAACCGGCTGGTGCGCGGCGAAGACGGCCGCGACTGGGTGGTCCGTGCCCAGATGGAATGGCGTGCGCCGGCGACGGCCGACGACTTCGAGCACGACGTCGCGGGCAGCTACGGCCCCGGCATCGCGATGATCGTGGTGACCGTGCTGCTGGCCGTCATCCTCGTCGTGTGGACGCCGGACCAGGTCAACATCCCCGCGTGGGTGCTGCTCGCGCTGCTGCTGGTGGTGCTGTTCTTCCCCCTGCGGTGGATCCTGCGCCGGCCGTGGACGGTCGTCGCGGAGACCGAGGGCGACGTGACCGGCGACCGGCCGTCCGAGCGCTGGGTCGGCACCATCCGCGGCATGTTCACCGTGCAGGGCGAGGTCAAGAAGATCTCCAAGACCATCCAGCGGCACTCGCTGCCGGACTTCGACGGGCCGCTGCACCCGGTCGAATAGCCAGTACCGGAATTCGGCCGAAGGGGTGAAACTGGGGGCATGCCCGAGCTACCCGAGGTCGAAGCGCTGGCCCACCACCTGCGCGAGAACGCGGTCGGCCAGACGATCTTCCGCATCGATGTCGCATCGCTGAGCGTGCTGAAGACGGCGACCCCGCCGTGGACGGACCTGCACGGCCGCGAGATCACCGGCGCGACCCGGCACGGCAAGCACCTCGACGTCGTCGCCGGCGACCTGCACCTGGTCGTCCACCTGGCGCGCGCGGGCTGGCTGCGCTGGTCCGACGGCCTCGCCGCGGCGCCGCTGAAGCCGGGCAAGGGGCCCATCTCGCTGCGCGTGCACCTCGAGTCCGCGACCGGGCCCGGGTTCGACCTCACCGAAGCGGGCACCAAGAAGGGTCTCGCGGTGTGGATCGTCAAGGACCCCCAGGAGATCGCGAGCGTGGCGCGCCTCGGCCCGGACGCCCTCTCCCTCGACGCGACCCAGCTGCGTGAGCTGTTCGCCGGCAAGAACACCCGCCTGAAGTGGGCGCTCACCGACCAGTCGCTGATCGCCGGGATCGGCAACGCCTACTCCGACGAGATCATGCACCGCGCGAAGCTCTCGCCGTACGCGACGATCGGCAAGCTCGACGACGGCGCGCTGGAGACCCTTGCCGAAGCGATCGTCGAGATCGAGTCCGACGCGGTCAAGCGCTCGGTCGGCCAGAAGGCCGCGCGGCTGAAGGGCGAGAAGCGGTCTGGCCTGCGGGTCCACGCGCGGACCGGCCTGCCGTGCCCGGTCTGCGGCGACACGATCCGCGAGATCTCGTTCGCCGACAAGTCGTTCCAGTACTGCCCGACCTGCCAGACCGGCGGCAAGCCGCTCGCCGACCGCCGGATGTCGCGGCTCCTCAAGTAGCAGATTCGCCCGTTCGGCCGCAGGTGCTGCGCCGGGCGTCGCCGACCGCGGGGCCGAAGGCGGCGAAACCGCGTCCTTCCTGCTGCTTTCGCCGGAAGGGGTGGAACAGGCGCCGCCTCCCGCGTGTTGCGGACAGTGACCGCGAGGGCTCGGTTCCGACTCTCGGTAGGGTCCCATCAACCCTCGGTCATCACAGTTGGACAGAAAGTGGGAACAGGCCTTGCACCCGGTTGGTCGAGCGCAGAGCATGGACGCCGTGTCCGGGTTTCCGCTTGCGCAGATCATCCCGTGGGGTGTCGCGGTACTGCTCCTCGTCGTGGTGATCGTGCTGCTCGTGAAACAGCGCAAGCCGGCCAGCGTGGTGGAGGACGCCATGCTGCAGGCCGTCCACCGGATGTCGAAGGCGGCGCCGAACCTCCGCTCCGGCCTGGACGAGGACGCCGCCGACAAGATCACCACGCAGCTGCTGCAGATGCTCGACTGCGTCGCCGTCGGCATCACCGACAGCGAAGGCACGCTGCTGTCCTGGGACGGCGAGGCCAACGAGCACTACGTCGACCTCGTCGACGCCATCGGCGCGGCCATCCGCAAGCACCGCCGCGAGGTCGTCGCGCACGACCGGATGCCGTGCAACCACCGCGGCACCTGCCGGATGAAGACCGCGGTCATCGTGCCGCTGCTGGTCGAGGGCGAGACCGAGGCGGCGCTGATCGTCGTCGGCCGCACCCGCGGGCGCCTGGTGCAGATGGCCGACGCGGTCGCGCAGTTCGTCTGCACGCAGTTCGAGCTGTCCCGGCTCGACGAGTCGAAGCAGCAGCTCCAGCAGGCCGAGATCAAGGCGCTGCGCGCGCAGATCTCGCCGCACTTCGTCTACAACGCGCTGAACACGATCTCCGCGCTGATCCGCACGGACCCCGAAGAGGCGCGAGAGCTGCTTCAGGACTTCGCCGACTTCACGCGCTACTCGTTCCGGTCGTCGGGCATGTTCACCTCGCTCGCCGAGGAACTGCGCAACATCGACCGCTACCTGACCATCGAGAACGCCCGCTTCGGCGGCCGGCTCGAGGTGCGGATGAAGATCGCGCCCGAGGTGCTCAGCGTCGTCGTGCCGTTTCTGATCATCCAGCCGCTGGTGGAGAACGCGGTCAAGCACGGCCTGGCCAGCAAGCCCAGCGGCGGCTGCGTCACGGTGATCGCGCAGGACCACGGCACCGAGGCGCTGATCAGCGTCGAGGACGACGGCATCGGCATGGACCCGCGGCGGCTCAACGACGTCAAGAACGCGCACAGCACCGGCGCGCACGTCGGGCTCGGCAACATCAGCCAGCGCATGCAACAGGTCTTCGGCAACGACTACGCGGTGATGGTCGAGACCGCGCCCGGCGCCGGCATGAAGGTGACGCTGCGGGTGCCGAAGTTCGTCCCGGGCGTCCGCCCGAACATGCCGGACTACAGCTCGGAGGACGCCGACGTCCCGGCGCAGAGCGGCCCGGCCCAGCTGAACGGCGCCGACAGCGGCGGGGTCAACGGCTCGCGTTCGGGCATCCTCCCCATGGGCTGAGTCCCGGCTAGCCTGGCTTCATGAGCGTTACGAACAAACTGGCTTCGCGGATCCCGGTGCTCGCCGACCGGGTCGAGCGCAAGGACGTCGTGGCCGTGGTGAAGCTGCACGGCGTGATCACGCCGTCGCCGTCGCCGCTGGCCAGGGGCGCGATCAACCTGAACGCCGTCGAGTCGGCCTTGACCAGGGCGTTCGGCCACGAGCGGCTGAAGGCGGTCGCGCTGCTGGTGAACTCGCCCGGCGGCGCGCCGACGCAGTCCGGGCTGGTCGCCGAGCGCGTCCGCCAGCTGGCCGACGAGAAGCAGGTCCCGGTGCTGGCGTTCTGCGAAGACGTCGCCGCGTCCGGCGGCTACTGGCTGGCCTGCGCGGCCGACGAGATCTACGCCCACCGCACGTCCATGGTCGGCTCGATCGGCGTGATCAGCGGCGGCTTCGGCTTCACGGGCCTGCTGGAACGCTTCGGCATCGAGCGCCGCCTGCACACGGCGGGCGCCAACAAGTCGCGCCTCGACCCCTTCTCGCCGGAGAAGCCGGAAGACGTCGAGTGGCTGAAGAAGATGCACACCCAGCTCCACGACCTGTTCGTCGGCTGGGTCAAGGAACGCCGCGGCGACCGCCTGACGGCCGCGGAGGACCTGTTCACCGGAGACGTCTGGCTCGGCGCGAAGGCGCTGGAGCTCGGCCTGATCGACGGCCTCGGCAGCCTCCGCCAGGTCCTCACCGAGCGCTACCCCGACGCGGAGATCTCGGTGGCCGAGCCGAAGCGCCCCTTCCTGGCCCGCCTCGGCGTCGGCGCCCCGGCCGCGGCCTCGGCGGTCCTGGAGGCGGTCACGCAGAAGGCGGCGTGGTCCCGCTTCGGCCTCTGACGAGTGACTTGCGCACACTTCTGAAAAAGTTCGGAATAGTTCCATGGCCACCGAGGTGCAGTGGAGCGAGTTGCAGCGCGATCCCAAGGGTGTCGCTGCGCTCGCCGACGAGGGCGGCGTCCGAGTTCGTCGCCGTGACGGTGCTGCCCTGCTGTTGACCAGGGAGGACAGGGCGCACTCGGCGTCGGAAGGCTCGGTGGCCGCGGCGCGTGCGCTGCGCAACGTGCTGGCTCACCTGCCGTCGGACGTGGCGGCGGCGCTCCTCGACGAGTTCCCCTGGGTCGATGTTCTGCCGGCGGCGGAACAGACGCAGTTCGTCCGCGACTTCGCGCGTGCGTTCCAGGCTTCCGCGGAACCGGGGCAGTGGTCGGTCCTCGCGCAGACGATCACGGAATGGCGCAGCACCGCTGCCATTCACGCTGATCCGGTACTCGCCGGCAAGCTCGGTGGTCCGATCGACGAGGACTTCGGTCCGGTGCCGGGTCCCGCGGAGGCGTGAACGCTGCCCGCAAAACGTGGCGACCGCATCGCGCCGCCCGCGCGGACCGGCGGCTGGGAGGCGCGCTTCGCGACTTCCGAGGCGGCGAAGGGGCGGGAGGCCCTGTGTCAGGCCGCGAGGTCGAACACGTGGGAGGTATGGATCGTCCTACCGAACGGCCGACGGCTCCGGAGAACCCCGCGCGTCAGCACAGGCTGAAGGGTTCTTTCGCCACACGCGAAGTCGGTGGGCGAATGCTTGAGCAGTGGCAGTACGAGGTCACTGGGGGCGGTCGGATCTGGTACTGCCCGGATCCGGCCAGGCCTCTGAACACCGCTGTCCGGTTTGGGTACTTCCGGGCAGAATTTGTGACCTGCATCACCCTTCCCTCGTAACGCCTCTGGCTCCGGGGTGGGGCGTCGGGTCTCCTTGTCGACGGGCTTTGTTGCGATCGGCAACAAATCCGGACGACGAGGAGGTCGTACCCGATGCCCCACTCCCGAAGACTCGCCATCGGTGCCGCGTTCGGCGCCGCGCTCATCGCCATCCCGCTGACCATTCCCGCCGCGGCGTCGATCCCGCCGCCGGAGTCGGGCTGGACCACCGTCTTCGCCGACGACTTCACCGGCAGCTCCGGCGCACTCCCCGCGAGCGCGAACTGGATCATCGACACCGGCCACAGCTACCCCGGCGGGCCCGCCAACTGGGGCACCGGCGAGATCCAGAACTACACCGCCAACCCCGGCAACGTCTCCCTCGACGGCGGCGGCAACCTCCGCATCACGCCGCTGCGCGACGGGTCGGGCAACTGGACGTCGGCGCGGATCGAAACGCAGCGCACGAACTTCAAGCCGCCGGCGGGCGGGGTCATGCGGATCGAGAGCCGGATCCAGATGCCGAACGTCACCGGCGCCGCCGCGCTCGGGTACTGGCCCGCGTTCTGGGCGCTCGGCGGCCCGTACCGCGGCAACTGGTGGAACTGGCCCGCCGTCGGCGAGTTCGACATCATGGAGAACGTCAACGGGATCAACTCCGTCTGGGGCGTCCTGCACTGCGGCGTCAACCCCGGCGGCCCGTGCAACGAGACCACCGGCATCGTCGCCAACCGGGCGTGCCCCGGCAGCAGCTGCCAGTCGGCCTTCCACACCTACCGCTTCGAATGGGACGCGAGCACCAGCCCGCAGGTGTTCCGCTGGTTCGTCGACGGCCAGCAGTTCCACTCGGTGAGCCAGAACCAGGTCGATGCCACGACCTGGGCGAACATGACCACTCACCAGGGCTACTTCGTGTTGCTGAACGTCGCCATCGGCGGCGCGTTCCCGAACAACAACTCCGGCACCACGACGCCGGGGCCGGGGATCGTGCCCGGGCACCCGATGGTCGTCGACTACGTCACCGTCACCACGCGCGGCGGGAGCACGACCACGACCCCGCCGACCACGACCACGCCGCCCGGGAACGGCGGCAGCGCGTACAGCACCATCCAGGCCGAGGCGTACAGCCAGCAGAACGGCCTCGCGAAGCAGACGACCACCGACACCGGTGGCGGCCAGAACATCGGGCCCGCGGGCAACGGCGACTGGGCGCTCTACCCGAACGTCGACTTCGGCGGCTCCGCCGCGACCAACTTCCAGGCGCGGGTGGCGTCCGGCGCCGCGAACGGCGTCAGCGGATTGGTGGAAGTGCGGCTGGACAGCCTCGCCAACGCGCCCATCGGCAGCTTCGCCGTCGGCAACACCGGCGGCTGGCAGAGCTGGCGGACCGTCCCCGCCAACATCAGCGCGGTCACCGGGGTGCACAACGTGTACGTGACGTTCACGAGCGGCCAGCCCGCCGACTTCGTGAACCTCAACTGGTTCACGTTCGTGCACTGAGACAGGAGGGACCCGCGGGCGGGGCCGTCCGCGGGTCGTCCCACTTCAGGCAGACGGGGGCTGGACATTGCACTCGGCAATGGGCAGGATGCGTTTCACTGTGAGTGCTCACGATGACACCCGGAAACTCGTGGTCCTGGCTGTGGACGACGAGCCGAACGGTCTTGACGAACTCGTCCACTGCCTGCGCAACAGCCCGCACGTGGCGAAGGTGTTCCCGGCGATCGACGCCTCCGAGGCGCTTCGGTTGCTGTCCACCGACGACCCGCGGCTGCGCGAGCGCAAGGACCGCGGCCTGCCGATCGTCGACGCCGTCTTCGCGGACATCGACATGCCCGGCCTGTCCGGCATGGAGATGTCCCGCGTGTTCGCCGCGCTCCGGCCGTCGCCCGCGCTGGTCTTCGTCACCGGGCACGCCGAAGAAGCGGTCAACGCCTTCGACCTCGGTGCGCTCGACTACGTGCTCAAGCCGTACCAGCAGGACCGGCTCGACCGCGCCATCACGCGCGTGATCGACAAGCTGGCCTCCGCCGCGGCGCCCCCGCCCGGCGCGCTGGGCGGCGAGCCGGTGAAGAACGACGACGAGGTCATCCCGGTCGAGCTGGCCGGCACCACCAAGCTCATCCCGCGCTCGTCGGTCCGCTGGGTCGAGGCGCAGGGCGACTACGCGCGGCTGTTCACGACCGAAGGCAGCCACCTGGTCCGCATCCCGCTGGCGCAGCTCGAGGAACGCTGGGAGAAGGCCGGCTTCGTCCGGATCCACCGGTCGTTCCTGGTCGCGCTGCCGCTGATCACCGAACTGCGCATGGGCCAGGGTGGCTACCAGGTCGTGATCGGCAACGAGGAGAAGGTGCTCCCGGTGAGCCGGCGGCACACCCGCGCGCTGAAGGACCGGCTGGTCGGTTCGGGCCGGAACGGCTGACCAGGGCCCGGTCATGACCGACGACTTCTACGAGCGCCGCGCGAACGGCGTCCGCGAACCGGATCCGACGCTCGGCAGGCGGGCCCGCCAGCGGCCCCTGCCGCAGCCCACCGAGCGGGCCGTCGTCGAATCCCTGCCGCCCGCGCCGGAACCGGAGAAGCAACCGAAGCCGGAGCACCACGCGAAACCCAAGCGGGAGCGGGTGATCCTGGCCGACCCCCGGCGCGCCGGCGGCACCCTGCGCGCCCGCGTCGAGCTGGAAGAGCAGACCAGCTGGGGGAAGCTGCTCGTCCGCGACCACCTGGTGAAGGTACAGCTGCGGACAGCGGTGCTGCTGGCCCTGCTGGTCGTCGCCGTGTTCGGTTCCCTGCCGGTGCTGTTCTACCTGGTTCCCGGGTTTTCCCGGGCGAGCCTGGGCGGCATCCCGGTGGCCTGGCTGATCCTCGGCGTGCTGCCGTTCCCGTTCTTGTTCGGCGTCGGAATCTGGTACAACCGGCTGGCCGAACGCAACGAGCGCGCGTTCGTGGACATGATCGAGAACTAGTTCCGCACCGAGTCGTGCGAGGATTCCCCCGTGCAGCTGAACCCGTGGGCCTTGACCGGCATCGTGCTGGTCGCCGTGGTGACGTTCTTCATCGGGCACCGCTCCGCGCGTTCGGCCACGAGCACGCACGACTTCCTGGTCGCCCGCCGCACCGTGCGGTCCCGCCGCAACGCCGCCGCGATCTCCGGCGAATACCTGTCGGCGGCGTCGTTCCTCGGCATCGCCGGGATCGTGCTCAAGGACGGCGCCGACGCGCTGTGGTTCCCGATCGGCTTCACCGCGGGCTACCTCGCCCTGATGCTCTTCGTCGCGGCGCCCCTGCGGCGCTCCGGTGCGTACACGCTGCCTGACTTCGTCGAAATGCGGCTCGGCTCGAAGGGCCTGCGCCGGTTCTCGACGGCGTTCGTCGTGTTCATCGGGATCCTCTACATGGTCCCGCAGCTGCAGGGCGCCGGCCTGACGCTGGCGACGATCCTCCCGGTGCCGGTCTGGGCGGGCGCGATCGCGGTGATGGTCGTGGTGGCGATCAACGTGATCGCCGGCGGCATGCGCGCGATCACCGTCGTCCAGGCCTTCCAGTACTGGCTCAAGCTGTTCGCCATCGCGGTGCCCGCGTTCGTGCTGTGCATGGTCTTCTTCGCCGGCGGTGGCCCGGACGGCTTCCGCCCGCTCGGCGCGGCCGCGCCGCCGGTGTTCACCAGCGACACCACGGTGTCCGTGCAGACCGACGTCACGCTGCACGTCACGTCGGACACCTTCCTGTACGCCTACGGGCGCACCGACAACGGGCCGGCGGCCGGGCCGACGCACTGGACCCCGCTGGCCCCGCACGTCGTTTCCGAAGGCACGACGCTGAAGTTCCTGGCCGGCACGCCGGTGCCGGTGGTCAGCGATTCGGTCGCGGAGAACGCGAACTGGCTGCACCCGGGGTCGGGCAGCCTCACCGACCTGCTCCAGACGTACTCGCTGATGTTCGCGACGTTCCTCGGCACGATGGGCCTGCCGCACGTGCTGGTCCGCTTCTACACCAACCCCGACGGCAAGGCCGCGCGCCGCACCACCGTCCACGTCCTGCTGCTGCTGGGCCTGTTCTACCTGTTCCCGACGCTACTGGGCGCGCTGTCCCGGATGTACGTCCCGGAGCTGCTCGTCACCGGCAAGACGGACGCGGCGATCCTGCGGCTGCCGTCGGCGATCCTGCCGGGTGTCGGCGGGCAGATCCTCGGCGCGGTCACCGCGGCCGGCGCGTTCGCCGCGTTCCTCTCCAGCACGTCCGGGCTGCTGGTGAG is a window from the Amycolatopsis sp. cg9 genome containing:
- a CDS encoding YiaA/YiaB family inner membrane protein, with translation MTKSGTTSPTTTAFYIQAALSFGLALAAVAGGIAYLPVDGWVRGFLALGMLYLVTSTFTLAKCVRDRQDETSVVSRVDQARLDKLLAEHDPYQTHAV
- a CDS encoding sigma factor gives rise to the protein MTELGTVPPPAASESDEQALLQRLRNGEDAAFGELFELHAAAVRRLAQSLAADRSEAEDITAETFFRVLQALRRGAGPRDYVRAYLLTVARRVSWEWHGARRDVPVSDDELTFRAGAGADTHARAAEHTLITTAFTSLPERWRTVLWQTEVEGEQPAMVAPHFGLSANATAALARRARQGLRAAYLQAHLSVNRGPDSCRAVVEKLGGFTAGSVTGAEAERIKAHLHGCSSCRATQDELRDVCSSLRAHAGVLVLLVPAAASVGGSGVLAGIGTTIKGVLVGSKVKIGLALASTAAVGAVGVAAGPVLFGPAAVQDVGLTGGAPELVVVPPTETHHQPPPQPQPDPRIGIGVLNGRGTGVAVPIRPRAGAGARQLGANEVPSVPAGDVPAGEVGGSAGDGLTPREDLTSSTFSAPDHPATSPRLDTTTTPDLTMTTESSDSPESAEVPELSPTDGSTLSKDKPTDSTTGTAEPTTTVTPTSGKPCPSSTSDVTGSGEPAESTPTGSEQP
- a CDS encoding DUF983 domain-containing protein, which encodes MNRLVRGEDGRDWVVRAQMEWRAPATADDFEHDVAGSYGPGIAMIVVTVLLAVILVVWTPDQVNIPAWVLLALLLVVLFFPLRWILRRPWTVVAETEGDVTGDRPSERWVGTIRGMFTVQGEVKKISKTIQRHSLPDFDGPLHPVE
- a CDS encoding LytTR family DNA-binding domain-containing protein, which codes for MRFTVSAHDDTRKLVVLAVDDEPNGLDELVHCLRNSPHVAKVFPAIDASEALRLLSTDDPRLRERKDRGLPIVDAVFADIDMPGLSGMEMSRVFAALRPSPALVFVTGHAEEAVNAFDLGALDYVLKPYQQDRLDRAITRVIDKLASAAAPPPGALGGEPVKNDDEVIPVELAGTTKLIPRSSVRWVEAQGDYARLFTTEGSHLVRIPLAQLEERWEKAGFVRIHRSFLVALPLITELRMGQGGYQVVIGNEEKVLPVSRRHTRALKDRLVGSGRNG
- a CDS encoding carbohydrate-binding protein; the protein is MPHSRRLAIGAAFGAALIAIPLTIPAAASIPPPESGWTTVFADDFTGSSGALPASANWIIDTGHSYPGGPANWGTGEIQNYTANPGNVSLDGGGNLRITPLRDGSGNWTSARIETQRTNFKPPAGGVMRIESRIQMPNVTGAAALGYWPAFWALGGPYRGNWWNWPAVGEFDIMENVNGINSVWGVLHCGVNPGGPCNETTGIVANRACPGSSCQSAFHTYRFEWDASTSPQVFRWFVDGQQFHSVSQNQVDATTWANMTTHQGYFVLLNVAIGGAFPNNNSGTTTPGPGIVPGHPMVVDYVTVTTRGGSTTTTPPTTTTPPGNGGSAYSTIQAEAYSQQNGLAKQTTTDTGGGQNIGPAGNGDWALYPNVDFGGSAATNFQARVASGAANGVSGLVEVRLDSLANAPIGSFAVGNTGGWQSWRTVPANISAVTGVHNVYVTFTSGQPADFVNLNWFTFVH
- a CDS encoding Imm7 family immunity protein; amino-acid sequence: MFEFHGWVTIQATASGDDDAALLERLVDRVHRAIRDAGDFDLIDLRWSGGMPMLHIAGFDKHGGRGLELLDLFTRVSELAAGSYGLLHVWDDQDTEHDNEFRVYRMARGQVTEREDPHLTPVAPTVLDVYEL
- a CDS encoding Fpg/Nei family DNA glycosylase, translating into MPELPEVEALAHHLRENAVGQTIFRIDVASLSVLKTATPPWTDLHGREITGATRHGKHLDVVAGDLHLVVHLARAGWLRWSDGLAAAPLKPGKGPISLRVHLESATGPGFDLTEAGTKKGLAVWIVKDPQEIASVARLGPDALSLDATQLRELFAGKNTRLKWALTDQSLIAGIGNAYSDEIMHRAKLSPYATIGKLDDGALETLAEAIVEIESDAVKRSVGQKAARLKGEKRSGLRVHARTGLPCPVCGDTIREISFADKSFQYCPTCQTGGKPLADRRMSRLLK
- a CDS encoding cation acetate symporter encodes the protein MQLNPWALTGIVLVAVVTFFIGHRSARSATSTHDFLVARRTVRSRRNAAAISGEYLSAASFLGIAGIVLKDGADALWFPIGFTAGYLALMLFVAAPLRRSGAYTLPDFVEMRLGSKGLRRFSTAFVVFIGILYMVPQLQGAGLTLATILPVPVWAGAIAVMVVVAINVIAGGMRAITVVQAFQYWLKLFAIAVPAFVLCMVFFAGGGPDGFRPLGAAAPPVFTSDTTVSVQTDVTLHVTSDTFLYAYGRTDNGPAAGPTHWTPLAPHVVSEGTTLKFLAGTPVPVVSDSVAENANWLHPGSGSLTDLLQTYSLMFATFLGTMGLPHVLVRFYTNPDGKAARRTTVHVLLLLGLFYLFPTLLGALSRMYVPELLVTGKTDAAILRLPSAILPGVGGQILGAVTAAGAFAAFLSSTSGLLVSVAGVVSTDLLPGRVRDFRVATGLVALFPIALALALRSEDISLSIGLTFALAASTFSPLLVLGIWWRKLSWPGALAGMFVGGGLVVAALVVNVVSGYTGGWAPWFVNQPALITVPAAFVTTYFVSRATGYGRPEHVHDIMLRLHAPDPLGFMRDRAVARFGQAEEKTRIAGRGRHRK
- a CDS encoding S49 family peptidase, giving the protein MSVTNKLASRIPVLADRVERKDVVAVVKLHGVITPSPSPLARGAINLNAVESALTRAFGHERLKAVALLVNSPGGAPTQSGLVAERVRQLADEKQVPVLAFCEDVAASGGYWLACAADEIYAHRTSMVGSIGVISGGFGFTGLLERFGIERRLHTAGANKSRLDPFSPEKPEDVEWLKKMHTQLHDLFVGWVKERRGDRLTAAEDLFTGDVWLGAKALELGLIDGLGSLRQVLTERYPDAEISVAEPKRPFLARLGVGAPAAASAVLEAVTQKAAWSRFGL
- a CDS encoding histidine kinase — translated: MDAVSGFPLAQIIPWGVAVLLLVVVIVLLVKQRKPASVVEDAMLQAVHRMSKAAPNLRSGLDEDAADKITTQLLQMLDCVAVGITDSEGTLLSWDGEANEHYVDLVDAIGAAIRKHRREVVAHDRMPCNHRGTCRMKTAVIVPLLVEGETEAALIVVGRTRGRLVQMADAVAQFVCTQFELSRLDESKQQLQQAEIKALRAQISPHFVYNALNTISALIRTDPEEARELLQDFADFTRYSFRSSGMFTSLAEELRNIDRYLTIENARFGGRLEVRMKIAPEVLSVVVPFLIIQPLVENAVKHGLASKPSGGCVTVIAQDHGTEALISVEDDGIGMDPRRLNDVKNAHSTGAHVGLGNISQRMQQVFGNDYAVMVETAPGAGMKVTLRVPKFVPGVRPNMPDYSSEDADVPAQSGPAQLNGADSGGVNGSRSGILPMG